In a single window of the Cydia amplana chromosome 4, ilCydAmpl1.1, whole genome shotgun sequence genome:
- the LOC134647678 gene encoding cytochrome b5-like yields MSDTKRFTRAEVSSYNQKDNNVIIIHNHVYDVKAFLDEHPGGHEVLVNVVGKDATEDFDDIGHSLDAKELMNKYRIGELVDEEKAPEIIGPQYCNVTVVKKEGFLTAWMLPIFLGIITTVVWQYFFN; encoded by the coding sequence ATGTCCGACACGAAACGCTTCACGCGCGCCGAGGTTTCCTCATACAACCAAAAAGACAACAACGTCATCATAATCCACAACCACGTTTACGATGTCAAAGCGTTCCTCGACGAACATCCCGGCGGTCATGAGGTCCTGGTCAACGTTGTTGGTAAAGACGCGACGGAGGATTTCGACGACATTGGACACAGTTTGGACGCTAAGGAGTTAATGAATAAATACAGGATCGGTGAGCTGGTCGATGAGGAAAAAGCACCAGAGATAATAGGACCGCAATACTGTAATGTTACTGTAGTTAAGAAAGAAGGTTTTCTGACCGCTTGGATGCTGCCTATCTTTCTGGGGATCATAACAACAGTGGTTTGGCAATACTTTTTCAATTAG
- the LOC134647412 gene encoding cytochrome b5-like produces MSDKQYTRAEVEAQNKPEATLFVIHNNVYNVTPFLDEHPGGHEVLVGVGGTDASEDFDDIGHSIDARDIMKKYLVGEIVESERVEKTKKNVKWDDVKHDGGSGLFSTWRVPLLAALAASLVYLYFT; encoded by the coding sequence ATGTCCGACAAACAATACACTCGCGCCGAAGTAGAGGCCCAAAACAAGCCTGAAGCCACCCTTTTCGTCATCCACAACAATGTGTACAACGTTACTCCGTTCTTGGACGAACATCCAGGCGGCCATGAGGTCCTAGTTGGTGTCGGAGGCACGGACGCCTCAGAAGACTTCGATGATATCGGCCATAGCATAGACGCTAGAGACATCATGAAGAAATATCTAGTTGGTGAAATCGTGGAGTCAGAGAGAGTCGAGAAGACGAAGAAAAACGTCAAATGGGACGATGTTAAGCACGATGGAGGATCAGGATTGTTCAGTACTTGGCGTGTACCGTTGCTGGCTGCGCTGGCTGCATCGCTAGTGTATCTGTACTTCACGTAG
- the LOC134647677 gene encoding cytochrome b5-like — protein MSARRFTRKEIEARNHRGDAAIIIDNIVYDVTGFLEDHPGGVEVLLDNAGTDASKCFRDVGHSDDAYTWREQYVMGEVVEEEKLPVEPREKQLDTTREPLSFGALVGVALPPIGLAIASALLYLYLFG, from the coding sequence ATGTCTGCACGCCGTTTTACAAGGAAGGAGATCGAAGCTCGCAACCATCGCGGTGATGCAGCTATCATAATTGACAATATCGTTTACGATGTGACTGGTTTTCTTGAAGACCACCCAGGCGGTGTAGAGGTGTTGCTAGACAACGCTGGGACTGATGCCTCTAAATGCTTCCGCGATGTGGGACACAGTGATGATGCGTACACGTGGCGTGAGCAGTACGTGATGGGAGAGGTTGTTGAGGAAGAAAAGTTGCCTGTAGAGCCTCGGGAAAAGCAGCTGGATACCACAAGGGAGCCTCTTTCGTTCGGTGCGCTTGTTGGAGTTGCACTGCCTCCTATTGGTCTTGCGATCGCGTCTGCGCTTTTGTACTTGTACCTCTTTGGGTAG